The following are from one region of the Sulfurimicrobium lacus genome:
- a CDS encoding YihY family inner membrane protein: MSAQLSELLGFLRFLARRFDEDRCVQIASSLTYTTLLSLVPLIVIALTVISAFPAFSGLMTQLKIFLLTTMVPEVAGKIITVYMQQFSEKAARLTAAGIAALAVTALMLMLTIEHAFNLIWRVRTQRPLLQRILTYWAVLTLGPLSVGASLSLTSYLVSYSLGYVESIPELGVVVLKVVPVVITIAAFSLLYLAVPNRYVPVKHALAGGLVAGLGLELMSRGFTAYILHFSSYTLVYGAFASMPVFLIWIYLSWLVVVAGAVVAASLSYWRGGAWRIERTTARNYFDALHVLRALRHAQQRGAALSLPLLRQETGLALGELEDILRQLRDASLVERTARQGWMLARNAAEISLADVFRLFVFRPESSVPQNGDRPLLELAQRASGHIDEALSGSLEDLCIKSDGA, from the coding sequence ATGTCCGCCCAACTCTCAGAACTGCTCGGTTTCCTGCGTTTCCTGGCGCGTCGCTTCGACGAGGACCGCTGCGTCCAGATCGCCTCCAGTCTGACTTACACCACGCTGCTGTCACTGGTGCCGCTGATCGTCATCGCCTTGACGGTGATCTCGGCGTTTCCGGCGTTCTCCGGCCTGATGACGCAGCTCAAGATTTTTTTGCTCACCACCATGGTGCCGGAAGTCGCGGGCAAGATCATCACCGTGTACATGCAGCAGTTCTCGGAGAAAGCCGCGCGTCTTACCGCCGCCGGCATCGCGGCGCTGGCGGTGACCGCCCTGATGCTGATGCTGACCATCGAGCACGCCTTCAACCTGATCTGGCGGGTGCGCACGCAGCGCCCCCTGTTGCAGCGCATCCTCACCTATTGGGCGGTGCTGACCCTGGGGCCGTTGTCCGTCGGCGCCAGCCTGTCGCTGACCTCCTACCTGGTGAGCTATTCTCTCGGTTACGTGGAGTCCATTCCGGAATTGGGCGTGGTGGTGCTGAAAGTCGTGCCGGTCGTGATAACCATCGCGGCTTTCTCCCTGCTCTATCTGGCGGTGCCCAATCGCTATGTTCCGGTCAAGCATGCGCTGGCGGGGGGGCTGGTGGCGGGGCTGGGCCTGGAGTTGATGAGCAGGGGTTTTACCGCCTACATCCTGCATTTTTCCAGCTATACCCTGGTGTACGGCGCGTTCGCCAGCATGCCGGTATTCCTGATCTGGATATATCTTTCCTGGCTGGTGGTCGTGGCGGGTGCCGTGGTGGCGGCGTCCCTGTCGTACTGGCGCGGCGGTGCCTGGCGCATCGAACGCACGACCGCGCGGAACTATTTCGATGCGTTGCACGTGCTGCGCGCGTTGCGTCACGCTCAGCAGCGCGGTGCGGCATTGAGCCTGCCGCTGCTGCGGCAGGAAACCGGTCTGGCACTGGGAGAACTCGAAGACATCCTGCGCCAGTTGCGCGACGCGAGCCTGGTGGAACGGACGGCTCGGCAAGGCTGGATGCTGGCGCGCAATGCGGCGGAGATATCGCTGGCGGATGTTTTCCGCCTGTTCGTATTCCGGCCTGAAAGCAGTGTGCCTCAGAACGGTGACCGGCCTTTGCTGGAACTGGCGCAAAGGGCATCCGGTCACATCGATGAAGCGCTGTCCGGATCGCTGGAGGATTTGTGTATCAAATCCGACGGTGCTTAG